Within Helicobacter sp. 11S03491-1, the genomic segment GGACCTCCGGGAGTGGGGAAAACTATGATTGCCAAAGCAGTAGCAGGAGAAGCAGGTGTGCCATTTTTTTATCAAAGCGGGAGCAGTTTTGTCCAAATCTATGTAGGCATGGGTGCTAAGCGTGTCCGTGAGCTTTTTGCAAAAGCAAAAGCAAAAGCGCCTTCAATCGTTTTTATTGATGAAATTGATGCAGTTGGCAAGGCAAGAGGAGGTAATCGTAATGATGAAAGAGAAGCTACCCTCAATCAATTGCTTACAGAAATGGATGGTTTTGAGGATAGTGGGGGCGTGATTGTCATAGGGGCAACAAATAAAATGGAAATCATTGATGAAGCCTTGCTTAGAAGTGGGAGATTTGACAGAAGGATCTATGTAGAACTTCCTGATTTGGATGAGAGAATACAAATCCTTGAAGTTTATCTCCGTCATAAAAAATATGATTTTAATCTTTTAGAAGTATCTAAAATGTGCGTGGGATTTAGTGGTGCAAGTATTGCCTCTCTCATCAATGAAAGCGCTTTGAATGCCCTCAAAAGAGGCAGTGATATTATTCAGTTAAGAGATATTATTGATGTGAAAGATAAAGTTATTTTAGGCAAAAAGAAAATTCTTAGTTTTGATGAACAAGAAAAAAATATTCTTTCTGTTTACCAATCAGCTAAGGCTATTAGCGCATATTGGTTTGATATTGATTTTGATAAGGTTACATTAATATCGGATTTTTTACTTGATAGGGATAAAGAGGTGGTGGGCAAAAGTGAAATGACCAATAAAATCAAGGTTTATTTAAGTGGGATTATTGCCTTAGAACTCATCTTTGATGAAAAATATACCTATGCCAAAGAAGACATAAAAAAGGCAATAAAAATTGCTAAGGATATGTGTGAAGAATATGGTATGGCTAAACGACTTATTACAAATGACGCTGATGTTTCAGAGATTTTGAATCTTGCTTATAATGAACAAAAAGATTTTTTGAATAATTCAAAAGAAATTATTCTTACTCTTTCAAAAAAATTGCTTGAAAAAGAAAAACTCAATAAAAATACCATTAGAGAAATGATGCAAGATGTTCTTTAGCGGGTTTTGCTTCCATCATGAGGAAGTCCTTTTTAAGAGGTTTTTACCTAAGGGGATTTATGATTTGAGTGGGTTTAGTTATGGAGCGCAAAAAGCTTTTGATGAAGCTTATAGGCGTATTTGTGAAGGTAAAAGAGTGCAAAGACTTGCCTTATTTTCTCCGGCATTTTTTGAAGATAAAACTCAAGCTTATAAACGACTCCAAATTTTGGCATTTAATAGGGATTCTGATAGTTATATACAGGCTTTTTTGCATTCTATAGGATTATCTCAAGGAATGCAAAAATACATCCAAAAAGGAGAAATATCTGAACTTGAAGCTTTGCTTTATTATGTTTGGGATAAAAAAAAGCTTGAAAAAATCAAAGATAAAGGTATCAAGCTTGAAGTATATTTAGGGGGAGAGGATGAGATTATCAACCCTTTAGCAGCGCGTGATTTTTTTGCTCCTTATGGGGTAGTTTATTTTATCAAATCATCCAATCACTTGTTAACCCCCATTTGAGCATGATAAAACAGACAATTTATTTCTAAAAATATTCATTAAAATTCCATATTCAGGCTTAAAAAATATCTCCTACCTTCATGGACATAGTTATAGTTATTGACTTGTGTTGTATTGCTATTTTGAGGGACGTTAAACCAATCAGAAAATTTTTGATTCAAAAGATTATAAATTCCAAAATGTAATTTTATACTGGAGTTAAGTTGATAATGTCCTCCTATGTGCATTAAAAAATAGCTATTAAAAAATGGTTTGAGCGCAGGGTAGGCTTTTTTGAGTTCTTCATAGCTAAAAACACCATAATCTGATGTAAGTAGCCAGCCTGGAGCTGATTTTGGCTGATGGGCATAAAATTCCCCTCTTATATACAGACCCAATATATCTGTAAAAAGATAATTAAGAGAGCCATTGAGATTGTGAGCGGGGATATTTAACAAAGGCTTCCCTTTGTTTTTGCCTTTTGTCTGATCTGTTTTGGTAAAAGCATAGTTGAGATTAAGACCTAATGTGCCTATTTTTATATCAATGGGATAAATTTCAAAAGTAACTTCTCCTCCATAAGCAATAGCTTCATCAATGTTGATGGGGTAGAAACAATTTGTAATCCCTTGAGATCTAAATCCATCTGTGCTGCAGATTTTATGACTGCCAACGGGAATAGCTTCTCCAAGCCCAACTTTTGCCCCTTCTTTGCCATCAATAATCTTATCGCTAAATTTATTATAAAAAGCACCCAGGTTTATGTTGGTATAAGGGGTTTCCCAAAGGGCATTTATTTCAAAGTTTAGAGAGTTTTCAGGTTTGAGATTTGGATTGCCATGAAGAATTCGTGTAAGAGAACTTGTGCCACTCATTCCATTGGGTCCATCAATAAGTTGCGCTGCTGTTGGGACTTTGTATCCTGTAGAAAAGCCTCCTTTGAAAGTGAGACTTTCAAGAGCATTATAAACAAGATAGGCTCTTGGAGAAGTATTAAATCCAAAGGCAAAGTTATAATTTTCTAAAATCCCAAGTGTCAAGATAAGATTATCTAAAATACTCAATTCATTTTCTGCAAAAAGACTGATATTGTTTTGGTAAATAAGTCGTGATTGGATACTTTGTTCCAGTATGCCATCACTCATGGAAGAAAACCAATATTCTCCTCCAATGACCAGTTGGCTTGAATTTAGTGGGAGTATTAATTTTGTATTCCCCAGCACATCATCTCCTCGCAGCCCTCTGTCTTTGGTAACTCCATTTTTTACATAAGTTCTTCCATTATAGACAGTAGAATTGTATTGGATTGAAGTATTGCTTTGACCAAAGGTATAATCTCCCAAGTGGGTGAGGATATAATTATTCCTGCTAAAAGTCTGAGGAGCAGAGGCATAAGGTTTTTTACCAGGATATTTATTTTGCCAATATTGCACCCTGTCATAATCAAAATAAATATAGTTTTCTTTAGCAGGAGAATAAGAAATTCTTCCTCCAATATTGTAGATGTTAGATTCCATACCTCCAACAATCATGGTTTTGCCGATTTCTTTTGGGGGACCTTGCGGGGTAGGGATAATGCTTAGATTATTAGCAGATACATAAGCGCGATAAGATTCAAATCCTCTGAGAGACAATCCCCATTTTTTGGCATTGTCTAGGGGACCTGATGTATAAAAACCTCCGGTATAAAGATTGCCAAAAGCTTTATCTTCTTGTAGTGTGCCGGAAAAATTGAAACTACTTGTCCATGATTTAAAATTTCTTTTGGTAATGATATTTACTACTCCTCCAATGGCATCACTTCCGTAGAGTGTGCTCATAGGACCTTTAATTACTTCAATACGTTCAATCGCAGCTGCCGGAGGCATAAAAGAGGAAAAAATACTATCATTGGCATTAGGGAAGGCAGCCGGGGTAACATTTTGTCTTTTCCCATCTACAAGGATGAGAGTATATTGTGCAGGCATTCCACGTATGGATATGTTGTAGCCTGTAGGACCGGTAATCTCTTCATTAGTGCTAATGCCCGCAATATTAGAGATCGCTTCTCCAAGATCCCTATAGGGCTTGTCTTGAAGTTGTTGAGCGCTGATACTGGAGATAGAAGCAGGGGCATCTCTGATATCTTGGGCAAAACCGCTTGCAGAAACAACAGATTTTTTCAAAATGTAGCTTTTTTCGGATGTGAGATTTGATTCTAGAGGGTATAACAAACTAAAAGGGAATAATAAGCCCATCATCAAAAATTTTTTATTTATTTTTGTCATTAAAATATTCATGCTCAATCCTTATATTGATTATTCTTGATTAAGAGTCAATATAAAATATATAATATTAATTCTTATAATTAATTTAATTTTTATTGAATAGATTTAAAATTTTTTATGAGTATTTCATCAATTATTTCATTAAAAATATCGCATGATTTATCCTATTGACAAAGATGTATTCTTTTGAGTAAGATTTGATTAATAATAGTAATAATAGCTATTATTAAATTAATAAAAATAAAGGAATTTATAATGAAAAAAATTTCAATAATAATGTTTTTGGCAGTGTTGGGCATTTCAAGTGTTTATGCTCATGGCATTTGGACTGCAATGAGATCAGATATGATTGAGATTGTCTATGGAGAGGGTCCTTGGGATAATCGTTTTGATGCCCAAACGCTTCAACAAGTAAAAGGTTATGATGAAAATCAAAAAGAAAGAAAAGTAAGCACTCAAGTGAATGAGACTTTTGTATCCCTTGTTCCTGATGACTCCGTACAGGTTATTACAGCATATGCAATGGCATATTTTTCCCAAGATGCCAATGGAAACTATGTCAAAAAACCTAAAAATGAAGTTCCCGGAGTAAAAAATTCAATGTTTGCCAAACAATATAACGTTAGTTATATCAACCAACAAAAAATGCTTAAGAAACAAAAAGCAATGATTCTTATCAAAAAACCCAAAGCTAATAAGGCTATTGAACTTGAAATACTTCCTCAGGTTGATCCTAGGAGTCTCAAGCAAGGAGATGAGTTGAAAGTTTTGGTTCTCAAAAATGGGAAGCCTTTTGGAAATGCTGTTGTTGTTCCGGATGTTATTGGCGATGTCCATCATGAAATCAAAACAGACAAAAATGGTTATGCAACTTTTAAAATTAGAAATACAGGGTTAAATGTAATTGCAACTTGGAGTATTGAATCTTCAAAAGATACCATAAAATCAGATAAAGATACTATATTTAGCACATTATCATTTACTTTATTTGATAAAAATAAATAAATTGCAGATATCAAAGATATTGAAGTTTTTGATGTTGGATATTTAAAATTTTTAAATACAATCCAGGTTCAAATAATTTATTTTATAAGGGCTTGTGATGAAAAAAAATTATCAAAAAATTCATATATATTTAAGTATATTTTTCTTACCTTTTGCTTTGTTGTATGCAGTTACAGGAATTCTTTATCTGACACATTATAGCGGGGGCAAGGATCTTAGTACTTACAAAGTGGATTTTGAAAAACAGCTCACCAAAGAAGAATTAGCAGATTTTGGCTTGAAATTCTTGCATGAAAAGAATATTAAATTTAGAAATATGGATGTGAGTTTTGCAAAAAATAGAATTCAGATAGGCTTAATGGCTAATTATGCCCGAATTTCACAATCTGATGGAAAAATAAAAATTGATGTATATAAAGGAAATATTATTCGGTATTTAATGTCTTTGCATTTTGGGCAAGGTAAATGGTATTTTGATGTTTTAGGTATTGCTTTTGGAGCTGCTTTGGCGATATTTTATTTGACGGGAATTTTAATGGTCAAACACCATTCCAAACATAAAAAACCTCTTTGGATATCGTTTTTTCTAGGACTGGGGGTGGTTATTGTTGTGGGTTATCTCAATGGTGCTTAAGTAAAATCTAAAATTCTCCATACGGAGTAAGGTTTTAATGAGAAATATATGCTCTTTCATATCGGATAAGAGTGATGGTATTTTTATAAAATTTGCCATATAAATCAAGGTATAGACTTTTACATTTTAAAATCATGATTCTTGGTTTTTGTAATATTTTACAAAATAAACTCTATTTTTTATATGAGATTTCATGGTGTTTATTTGATAATACTTAGAGTTTGAGTTGTTAATTGATAGATTATAAAGTTTATATCATCTTGATATTATCTTACTCTGAGAGTGGTTTAGTTTGCAAATAATATTTGCAAACTAAACCATAAAATCAGCTAATTTGAGGAAAAATTTCATTATCTTTGAGATCAAAAAGCACTTTATTACCTTCTGCAACCTTACCTTCCAAAATAAGTTCAGCCAATCTGTCTTCTACTTCTTCATACAAGGCTCTTTTGAGTGGTCTGGCTCCATAGACAGGATCAAAACCTGCTTTGGCAATAAATTCTTTGGCTTGTGGGGTTAGTTGCAAGGAAATATTTTTTTCGATGACTTTTTTTGCAATGCCCTCAAACATAATATCTACAATTTTTACAATACCCTCAATATCCAATGGATTGAAGATGATAATGTCATCCAGACGATTTAGAAATTCAGGTTTGAAGTATTTTTTAAGCGCTTCATTAACAGCTTTTTCTTTTTCGTCATTGATTTCTATAATTTTATCGCTAGCTATGTTGCTTGTAAGAATAATGATTGTATTTCTAAAATCAACAGTTACTCCTTTGTTGTCAGTCAAACGTCCATCATCAAGAACTTGCAAAAGAATATTAAATACATCCGGATGAGCTTTTTCTATTTCATCAAACAATACAACCGAGTAAGGTTTTCTTCTGACTGCTTCAGTAAGTTGTCCTCCTTCTTCATACCCTACATATCCGGGAGGAGCACCTACAAGTCTGCTGGCAGCGTGTTTTTCCATATATTCACTCATATCTATACGGATAAGATTTTTATCTGTATCAAATAAGAATTGCGCAAGTGATTTGGCGCTTTGGGTTTTGCCCACACCTGTAGGTCCTAGAAACAAGAAGCTTCCAATAGGACGATTGGCTTCGCTAAGACCTGCCTTATTCCTTTTGATGACTCTTGAAATTGCCTTAAGCGCCTTGTCTTGTCCTACCACACTTTTTCTAAGCTCATCTTCAACGCCCAAAATTCTATCTTTTTCGCTTTGGAGCATTTTTTTTACAGGGATTTGTGTCCATCGACTAATAATATTAGCAATACTCTCTTCTGTTACGGCATTTTTAAGCAATGTCCCGCTTGCTTGCATTTTATCCCATTTTTCATTCAATCCCTTTTCTTTGATTTCTTGATCGGGGATTTTACTATAATCGATTTCAGCAGCTTTGTTGTAATTTCCTTCCCTCTTTGCAAGTTCGGATTCTCTTTTGAGGGAGTCAATATTGCTTTTGGTTTGGGCAATTTCTTTGAATACATTTTTTTCATTTTCAAATTGCGCTTCAAGGCGGTTTCTTTCTTCATTGCTATTGCTGAGTTCTTTATCTATTTCTTCAAGCCTTGTTTTGTTAGTATCTTTTTTTTCCATATTGAGGGCTTGTTTTTCAACTTCTAATGTTTGAATTTGTCTTTTGATACGAGATAATTCGGTGGGTTCAGATTCTATTTGCATTTTTAATTCTGCTGCACCTTCATCGATGAGATCTATTGCTTTATCCGGCAAGAAACGATCAGTGATATAACGATTGCTTAATTTTGCTGCTGCTACCAACGCTGAATCTGTAATATTGACATTATGGTGTGCTTCAAGTTTTTCTTTGATCCCACGTAAAATCTGAAGTGCTTCATTTACTGTAGGCTCATTGAGATTAATGGGTTGGAATCTTCTTGTAAGGGCAGCATCTTTTTCAAAATATTTACGATATTCTTTGAGTGTCGTAGCTCCTATTGTGTGGAGTTCTCCTCTTGCAAGAGCGGGTTTAAGAATATTGGCTGCATCCATGCTGCCTTCGCTAGCGCCTGCTCCTACAATTGTGTGAATTTCATCAATAAAAAGAATAATATTTCCGGCTTTTTTGACTTCCTCAATGACTTTTTTAAGTCTTTCTTCAAATTCTCCTCGATATTTTGCCCCTGCTACAAGGGCACTCATATCAAGTGCAATAACACGTTTATTTTGTAAAGAAATAGGGACTTCTTTTTTGATAATTCGTTGTGCCAGACCTTCTACAGCAGCTGTTTTACCTACACCGGGTTCTCCCAGTAAAATAGGGTTGTTTTTGGTTTTTCTGATGAGAATTTGCATCATTCTAGAGATTTCCTCATCTCTGCCAATTACAGGATCAAGGGTATTTTCCAGAGCTTTTTTTGTGAGATCTATCCCGAATTTTTCAAGAGATTCCAGATTGGAATCATCGTTTTCATTTTGAATTTTTGTCCCTCCACGGATAACTTCCAAAGTTTTTTTAAGTTCGGTCAAATCCAAATATTTTCTAAAAACTTGAGTAAAAATTTCTGTTTTAATATTGGCGATAATAAAAGTATCTAAAGCAATATATTTATCGCCATTTTTGGTAGCTAAACCTTCAGCTTGATTGAGATTATCTTGAAGATTTTTGCTTATCGTAATATTTTCTTTGGTAATATTTGAACTTTTTGGCAACTTATCTGCCAGACTTTTGACTTCTAATTCGATGGCAATTTTATCAATATTCATTTTATGTAGAGCTTGATTGAGAATAGATTGAGTATTGCTTAACATTGCCCATATTAAATGGATTGTATCTACTTCTTGATTTTTACCATGGAGTGCTAAGGAAACAGCTTGATCGAGAGTTTCTTTAAGTTGATGGGTCATTTTTTCAAATATATTCATTGAAAACTCCTTTTTTGGAAACAAGATTTATATTGGTAGTATTATATAAGTTTAGTCTAATAATGTCAAGTTATTTTATTCATTTATGCTAAGACTATTTTGATAAAATGAATAGTAATAAGATAGATAATAATTTATTTGTTTAATATGATAAAATTTTAGGTAGAATTTAGCTTTAAAAATAATCCATGTAGGCAGGCAAGGAATGAATAAATATCTGATTTCGGGTGTATTGGTATCATTTTTGAGTGTATCTTTAGTGTTTAATGGACTTTCTGCTAAGGAAGATCAAGGAAATGCCACAACACAACAACAAAGAATAGAGGCTTATAATAAGCTTACAAAAATTATCAATACGATTGAGGCTTATTATGTTGATGATATAAGCATTAACGATATTGTAAATAAGGCTATTGAGGGTTTATTATCTAATTTGGATGCGCATTCGGCATATTTGACAGAAAAAAAATTCAAAGATTTGAGGGCACAAACTGATGGCGAATTTGGTGGGCTTGGAATTACAATTGGCATGAAAGATGGAGCTTTGACGATTATTGCTCCATTAGATGATACCCCGGCTCAAAAACAAGGTCTTAAAAGTGGTGATGTGATTTTAAAGATTAATGATGAAAGCACTTTAAATATGAGTATTGATGATGCTGTGAATATCATGCGAGGTAAGCCAAAAACTTCTGTAAAACTTACTGTAGTCAGAAAAGGTGAAGCCAAGCCTTTAGAATTTACTATAGTTCGGGATATTATTAAGGTTAAATCAGTCCATGCAAGAAAAATAGAAGGGACAAAGTTTTTATATATCAGGGTTAATTCGTTTGATAAAAATGTTACACATAGCGTTGTAAATGAATTGAAAAAAGATCCCGATGTCCAAGGGATTGTTTTGGATTTGAGAAATAACCCCGGTGGGCTGCTCAATCAGGCAGTTGATTTATCGGATTTGTTTATCAAAAGCGGTGTGATTGTCTCTCAAAAAGGCAAAATTAAAGAAGAAAATATGGAATACAAAGCCAATGGAAAAGCCCCTTATCCTAATTTGCCTATTGTTGTTTTGGTAAATGGAGGGACTGCGAGTGCGAGTGAAATTGTTTCAGGAGCTTTGCAAGATCATAAGCGTGCTTTAATTGTAGGTGAAGATACTTTTGGAAAAGGGAGTGTTCAAGTTGTGCTTCCTATTGATAAAACAGAGGCAATTAAATTAACTACTGCAAAATATTACCTTCCAAGCGGCAGGACAATCCAAGCTGTTGGCATTAAGCCTGATATTCTTGTGCATCCGGGTGTAGTGCCTCAAAATGAGAGTAGTTTTGAAATCAAAGAAGCAGATTTGAGAAATCATCTTGAGAATGAGCTTCAAAAAGTAGATAAAAAAACTGAGAATAAAAACCCCGATAGCAAAAAAGCAGAAAATAAAAAAACTGAGAATAAAAAAACAGAAGAACAAAAGCTTATCACCCAAAAAGATATCAACAATGATATTCAATTAAAATCCGGAATTGATATATTAAAGACTTGGAATATCATCAGATCGGCAAATAAAAAATAAGGTAGCAATATGAATAAAGTAAGAATGCTTTATGAAGGTAAGGGTAAAAAGCTTTACAGCACATATGAAGAAGGTGTTTTGATAGCTGAATTTAAAGATGACTTAACTGCTTTTAATGCTGAAAAAAAAGGAAATGAGAGAGGTAAGGGGGAATTAAATTGTAAAATTAGTTCTTTTTTATTTGAAATACTTGAAAAACAGGGCATCAAAACTCATTATCTCAAAAGACTTGATGCTCAAAATATTTTGTGTAAAAAAGTAGAAATTATCCCTATTGAAGTAGTTACAAGAAATATTGCCACAGGTTCAATTTCAAAACGTTTAGGCATTCAAGAAGGCAGTGTTTTTCCCTTTGGAGTTGTGGAGTTTTATTATAAAGATGATGCTTTAGGTGATCCAATTATCAATGATGAGCACTGTAAAATATTAGGTATTACAGATAAACAAGAGGATTTGGAGTTTTTAAAATCCCAAGCAAGAAAAATAAATGCAATTTTAAAAGATTTTTTTGATACTAAAAATTTGAAACTGGTTGATTTCAAACTTGAATTTGGTAGAGATGATAAAGGAGAAATTATTCTTGCCGATGAAATTAGCCCTGATAGTTGTAGGTTTTGGGATAAAACTACAAATGAGAAATTAGATAAAGATAGATTTAGACAGGACTTAGGAAATATAAAACTTGCCTATGAGGAAGTTTTAAGACGAATAGTGTCTTAATTAAGGGAGAGGCAGATGGTTGTAGAAATTAGCGTAACATTAAAAGAGGGTGTTTTAGATCCTCAGGCAAAGGCTATTGATCATGCTTTGAAATCTTTGGGATTTTTGGATATAAAAAATGTTTCTTTGGGCAAAAAAATTATCCTTGAATTTGATCATCATAATAAACAGCAAGCTCTTTTGGAAGCTCAAAAAATGTCAGAGGAGCTTTTGGCAAATACAGTTATAGAAGATTATTTTATTCATGTCAGGGAAAAATAAAATGGTATCTATCTTGCAATTTCCCGGTACAAATTGCGAAAGAGACATGCTTTATGCTTATAGTGAAATCTTAGGTGCCCAAAGTGCAATTGTTTGGCACAAAAACGAAGAACTACCTCAAAATACAAAACTTGTAGTCATACCCGGTGGATTTAGCTATGGAGATTATCTCAGAAGTGGGGCAATTGCTCGATTTTCGCCTATTATGAAAAGCGTGGTAAATTATGCTCAAAATGGAGGGATTGTTTTGGGAATTTGCAATGGTTTTCAGATTTTGACAGAATCAAGGCTTTTGCCCGGAGTCTTGAAACGCAATGACGGATTGTCTTTTGTCTCAAAAAAACAAAATCTTAAGGTTGTCTGCAATGACAATAAGTTTTTAGCTTCTTATGACTTAAATCAAGTTATTTCTATGCCTATTGCCCATGCTGATGGGAATTATTATGTTGATAAAGAAACTTTAGAATTTATGGAAAAAAATCATCAAATTTTACTTCAATATGTTGATAATCCCAATGGATCATTATCTTCAATCGCAGGAATATGTAATAAAGAAAAAAATGTTTTTGGTCTAATGCCTCACCCTGAACGTGCTATAGAATCTATTCTTGGAAGCAGCGATGGTTTAGAAATGTTGCGTTCATTGCTTTGGGAAGTTTGATGAAAAAGATTTTATATCTATTTTTTTGTTTGTATTTATTGGGCATTTTGAATATTGTCTGTGCGCAAGATGATTCTAGCCAAAATCGAGCAAAAATTATTTATATCAAAATTCCTGATTCTCAAGTATTTAATAAACCTGTTTATATTGGCGAGAGTATTCAAGTTACTTATAGCCTTCTTTTGTTCTCAAATGCGAGATTTGTGGGGACAGAGTTTGTTGGAGGGATTGACACTCATAAATTAGTTTTGAAAAACCCCGATACAAAGTGGAAACTCACAAGTGATGGTTCTTATAAGGCTATCTATGAATACAAGATTAAATCTCTTGATGCTTCAATCCCACCCCTAAAGGTAATGGCGATTTCAAGCGATGGGGATTATAGTGATTCTTCCATTGCTCCGGCAATTAATTTGAATGTCATTGATTTGTATCAAAATCAAAAATATGCAGGCGTAGTTGCCAGCGAGTTTGATATTCTTGGATACAAAACAAAAACCTATGATAATCTCAATAATATTTTAGTTTTTGAAGCAGAAGCAAGGCAGTCAAATTTGGAAGATTTGAAGCTTCCTGATATTGTCAAACAAGGATTTGAGAGTATTCATGTTGGAGATGAGTCTTCTGATGGAATTTATTATTGTATCATCCCCAAGAATGTCCAAAATATTTCTTTTGAGTATTTTTCTTTAAAAGACAACCGCTTCAAAGATGTTACTTTGCCTATTATTGCAAGTGATGATACTATCAGCACTCAAGATGATATAAAACCAAAAAATAATTTTCTTTTGTTTTCAAATTTAGTTACTGTTGGATTCATGATAGTATTTTTGATTCTCTATTTTTTACTTGGAAGGAAAAGGATTTTCTTAATTATTTTTGGATTATTTTTAATTTATTTACTTTGGAATATTTTTTCCAGGCATGAGGCGGTTTTGCTTGCGAATAAGCATATTCGTATTTTGCCTACTTATAATTCAACTATATTAGAAACTACAAAATCAAATATGGAAGTTGAAGTAATTGGCAAACATGATCAATATTATAAAATTGTTACTAATGATGATAAAGTAGGATGGGTAAATAAAAATGATGTTAAATAAATTAAAGGGCATTTATGCTAGCTTAGTGATAGCTGCCGGTTTAGCTGTGATTATTTTTTTTATTTTTTGGACAAAAAAAAATCATAACGGAAGATTTTTTAGGAAGTGGTGTCGGTTTTTTTTTCCATTATGCAGGATAAAAATAGAAAAGATCGGAGATTTTGATAGAAGCGCAACATTGATTGTCATGAATCATCAGAGTTATAGTGATATTATTTGTTTAGAGGGTTTTCATCCTGATAATATTTGTTGGGTAGCCAAAAAAGAATTAGGAGAGATTCCTTTTTATGGCTATGCTTTGAGGGGACCTGAAATGATACTTATAGACAGAGAGGACAAAAAAGGTTTGACTTTTTTATTTAAAGAAGCAAAAAAAAGGCTCGATCAACATAGGCCCTTGATTATATTTCCTGAGGGCACAAGAAGCAAGGGAGGTGAAAAATTTTTACCCTTTAAGCTTGGAGCTAAAATTTTAGCAGAGAAATTTAATCTCAAAATCCAGCCTATTGTGCTTGTCAATACAAGAAAGATTTATAGCTCTCAACCATTAGAGTCAGCAAGCAATGTTGCCAGAATGGTTATTATGGACACTTTTATGCCCGAAAATGGAAGCAATTGGTATGAGCGTTTAGAATCTCAAATGCAGGAAGTTTATCTTAAGCACTACAAGGAACTTAATTCTTAGTTGAATTTTATTTTATTTATAGTAAAATAAAGACATAGAGTCTCATCATAAACAAAAAAGTGGGTGTGTCTCAAAATTCATTTATAGACGAAACAGCAACTCAAGGGGTGTTAGCTCAGTTGGGAGAGCGCGACGCTGGCAGCGTCGAGGTCAGCGGTTCGATCCCGCTACACTCCACCATTATAACTTTTCTTTTCATCTTCGTTCATAGTATATTATCTTTCAC encodes:
- the purQ gene encoding phosphoribosylformylglycinamidine synthase subunit PurQ, which codes for MVSILQFPGTNCERDMLYAYSEILGAQSAIVWHKNEELPQNTKLVVIPGGFSYGDYLRSGAIARFSPIMKSVVNYAQNGGIVLGICNGFQILTESRLLPGVLKRNDGLSFVSKKQNLKVVCNDNKFLASYDLNQVISMPIAHADGNYYVDKETLEFMEKNHQILLQYVDNPNGSLSSIAGICNKEKNVFGLMPHPERAIESILGSSDGLEMLRSLLWEV
- a CDS encoding AAA family ATPase; this encodes MNIFEKMTHQLKETLDQAVSLALHGKNQEVDTIHLIWAMLSNTQSILNQALHKMNIDKIAIELEVKSLADKLPKSSNITKENITISKNLQDNLNQAEGLATKNGDKYIALDTFIIANIKTEIFTQVFRKYLDLTELKKTLEVIRGGTKIQNENDDSNLESLEKFGIDLTKKALENTLDPVIGRDEEISRMMQILIRKTKNNPILLGEPGVGKTAAVEGLAQRIIKKEVPISLQNKRVIALDMSALVAGAKYRGEFEERLKKVIEEVKKAGNIILFIDEIHTIVGAGASEGSMDAANILKPALARGELHTIGATTLKEYRKYFEKDAALTRRFQPINLNEPTVNEALQILRGIKEKLEAHHNVNITDSALVAAAKLSNRYITDRFLPDKAIDLIDEGAAELKMQIESEPTELSRIKRQIQTLEVEKQALNMEKKDTNKTRLEEIDKELSNSNEERNRLEAQFENEKNVFKEIAQTKSNIDSLKRESELAKREGNYNKAAEIDYSKIPDQEIKEKGLNEKWDKMQASGTLLKNAVTEESIANIISRWTQIPVKKMLQSEKDRILGVEDELRKSVVGQDKALKAISRVIKRNKAGLSEANRPIGSFLFLGPTGVGKTQSAKSLAQFLFDTDKNLIRIDMSEYMEKHAASRLVGAPPGYVGYEEGGQLTEAVRRKPYSVVLFDEIEKAHPDVFNILLQVLDDGRLTDNKGVTVDFRNTIIILTSNIASDKIIEINDEKEKAVNEALKKYFKPEFLNRLDDIIIFNPLDIEGIVKIVDIMFEGIAKKVIEKNISLQLTPQAKEFIAKAGFDPVYGARPLKRALYEEVEDRLAELILEGKVAEGNKVLFDLKDNEIFPQIS
- a CDS encoding S41 family peptidase, with the protein product MNKYLISGVLVSFLSVSLVFNGLSAKEDQGNATTQQQRIEAYNKLTKIINTIEAYYVDDISINDIVNKAIEGLLSNLDAHSAYLTEKKFKDLRAQTDGEFGGLGITIGMKDGALTIIAPLDDTPAQKQGLKSGDVILKINDESTLNMSIDDAVNIMRGKPKTSVKLTVVRKGEAKPLEFTIVRDIIKVKSVHARKIEGTKFLYIRVNSFDKNVTHSVVNELKKDPDVQGIVLDLRNNPGGLLNQAVDLSDLFIKSGVIVSQKGKIKEENMEYKANGKAPYPNLPIVVLVNGGTASASEIVSGALQDHKRALIVGEDTFGKGSVQVVLPIDKTEAIKLTTAKYYLPSGRTIQAVGIKPDILVHPGVVPQNESSFEIKEADLRNHLENELQKVDKKTENKNPDSKKAENKKTENKKTEEQKLITQKDINNDIQLKSGIDILKTWNIIRSANKK
- the purC gene encoding phosphoribosylaminoimidazolesuccinocarboxamide synthase, translated to MNKVRMLYEGKGKKLYSTYEEGVLIAEFKDDLTAFNAEKKGNERGKGELNCKISSFLFEILEKQGIKTHYLKRLDAQNILCKKVEIIPIEVVTRNIATGSISKRLGIQEGSVFPFGVVEFYYKDDALGDPIINDEHCKILGITDKQEDLEFLKSQARKINAILKDFFDTKNLKLVDFKLEFGRDDKGEIILADEISPDSCRFWDKTTNEKLDKDRFRQDLGNIKLAYEEVLRRIVS
- the purS gene encoding phosphoribosylformylglycinamidine synthase subunit PurS codes for the protein MVVEISVTLKEGVLDPQAKAIDHALKSLGFLDIKNVSLGKKIILEFDHHNKQQALLEAQKMSEELLANTVIEDYFIHVREK